One stretch of Pomacea canaliculata isolate SZHN2017 linkage group LG1, ASM307304v1, whole genome shotgun sequence DNA includes these proteins:
- the LOC112558096 gene encoding protein CLEC16A-like isoform X2 has translation MFSKQRTWLSGALWKPKNPHSLEHLKYLHNLLCKNQQVTEQNRSLLVETLRSISEILIWGDQNDSSVFDFFLEKNMLSFFLRYLQQRCGRYICVQLLQTLNILFENIRNETSLYYLLSNNHVNSIIVHKFDFSDEEVMAYYISFLKTLSLKLNKHTIHFFYNEHTNDFALYTEAIKFFNHSEAMVRIAVRTITLNVFRVDDKAMLRYIRDRTAAPYFSNLVWFIGNHILDLDLCVRHDMDHRSRDRLSDLVAEHLDHLHYLNDILCIGLDTLNLVLIHHLLNNLFIPLYVYSLTKRKKFDDPQDDRKHVSSVVSLFLLSQVFLIMHHRQLTQQLAEVIFHGDIFLTQTEGMQNSPKAGIREFRAPAESLEKTLENNRPKKRHIQTAPPSVGQEDGAVGETEEGSSTFYLTREEHTDTVSSPSTEGALSPISEVCSADTELSSPTQNSTDEEKLIGLSHRMAIPSGMPDHPLPFTLENRPYLETIFNALECMENDYSALFALCLLYAIGHNEGISQTLLDGVMMPTERSKSKDNYNILLVERLIRIIEQACQSGSKVRLATLEVSIKLLKQLVVREHRSYLQDRHLACIENARECSTQRLRNFYKSEEIFLDMFEDEYREMKNRPLNVEYLMQDASILLPPTGTPLTGIDFNKRLPCGEVERTRKAIRVFFSVRELSLCLMNETEAQLPLTKEDNCIKVNDVLDLNNSDLIACTVLMRESRRQERRFLVIDPMQLILVEPDSKRLGWGVVRFVGFLQDVEVSGDKDDSRLLHVVVHKPSSSIHSRSHPILSARFIFDDHIRCMAAKQRLLKGRQRARLQKMQAIERLLDIPPAPDGTRSRSIPIPGRSHPVRPTSSSSSTTSSPVSTQSQGRGSRRISAEQKRHLQAKAAQRSKSRQVMGPSMGTGLRSGVSPARDGVEMGEEATSAMAVQSLNQNISSNNSSGSERMSGSSRSSGRLVSAGSRGNQGDEARLEIPLEDLSTSSKQHRSLSFERARLARLAREAGVRTNHGHHQAVHHTLMMRSHSLSPHRSRQETSSLMSRKDPRRQSAPQTLATSFKAPSILQTILSQSGSDRRPQITCSGSSSDDSPDSGRARSWSGGAPKTLLPASAPSLSLMDSIGHSRRSISAAMLLPPERTTVVRRCEEEEEEETSRSTTLEVGSGDQGKSTDSALSSDETGPSSSDITPSSETSLSDLALGSEIRPSASTRDRSTSSQLTQLAQLVQEHYAYSCY, from the exons atgttttcaaaacagaGGACATGGTTGTCAGGAGCGCTGTGGAAGCCGAAAAACCCACATTCATTGGAACACCTGAA GTACCTGCACAATTTGCTGTGTAAAAACCAGCAGGTGACAGAGCAAAATCGCAGCCTTCTTGTAGAGACCCTTCGATCCATCTCAGAGATTCTTATTTGGGGTGACCAAAATGACAGCAGTGTGTTTGA ttttttcctGGAGAAGAACATGCTGTCATTTTTTCTGCGCTACTTGCAGCAGAGATGTGGACGATACATTTGTGTTCAGCTGCTTCAAACACTCAACATTCTCTTtgaaaatattagaaatgaAACATCCCTAT ATTATCTGTTGTCCAACAACCATGTCAACTCCATTATTGTTCATAAATTTGACTTTTCGGATGAAGAG GTTATGGCTTactacatttctttcttgaagACTTTGTCACTGAAGCTGAACAAGCACACcatacatttcttttataatgAG CATACCAATGACTTTGCTCTTTATACTGAGGCCATTAAATTCTTCAACCATTCCGAAGCAATGGTGCGCATTGCTGTTCGAACCATAACACTGAACGTTTTTAGAG ttgATGACAAGGCAATGCTTCGCTATATTCGTGACCGTACTGCAGCGCCTTACTTTTCCAATCTTGTGTGGTTCATTGGCAATCATATCCTCGATCTTGACTTGTGTGTTCGCCACGATATGGA TCACCGCAGTCGTGACAGGTTATCAGACCTTGTTGCTGAGCATTTAGATCACCTGCATTATCTAAATGACATCCTTTGTATTGGCCTGGACACCCTCAATCTGGTTCTCATCCACCATCTTCTCAACAACCTCTTCATCCCTCTCTACGTTTACTCTCTGACCAAACGAAAAAAGTTTGATGATCCTCAg GATGACAGAAAACATGTCAGCTCTGTCGTCTCATTGTTTTTGCTGTCACAG GTGTTTCTGATTATGCATCACCGACAGCTTACTCAGCAGCTGGCAGAAGTCATTTTTCATGGAGACATCTTTCTGACGCAGACTGAAGGAATGCAAAATTCCCCAAAAGCA GGTATTAGAGAATTTCGAGCCCCAGCAGAGTCATTAGAAAAAACCCTGGAAAACAACCGTCCCAAAAAACGGCACATCCAGACTGCCCCTCCATCTGTCGGGCAAGAAGATGGAGCTGttggagagacagaagaaggaagCTCCACATTTTATTTGACAAGAGAGGAGCATACTGACACAGTATCGTCTCCCTCCACAG AGGGAGCTCTGAGCCCAATAAGTGAGGTGTGCTCAGCAGACACTGAGTTGTCCAGTCCCACTCAGAATTCTACTGATGAAGAAAAGCTTATTGGCCTTTCTCATCGCATGGCCATTCCTTCTGGGATGCCTGATCACCCACTGCCCTTCACACTGGAGAACAG GCCATACCTGGAAACAATATTCAATGCCTTGGAGTGTATGGAGAATGACTACTCAGCCCTTTTTGCTCTATGTCTTCTCTATGCCATAGGACACAATGAAG GAATCTCGCAGACCCTTCTAGATGGTGTTATGATGCCAActgagaggtcaaag AGCAAAGACAACTACAACATTCTGCTAGTGGAGCGTTTGATCCGCATCATTGAACAAGCTTGTCAGTCAG GGAGCAAAGTGCGTCTAGCAACACTGGAAGTAAGCATCAAGCTGCTGAAACAGCTTGTTGTTCGTGAGCACCGCTCCTATCTCCAGGATCGTCATCTGGCCTGTATTGAAAATGCTCGTGAATGCTCAACACAGCGTCTCCGCAACTTTTACAAG agtGAAGAGATTTTTCTGGACATGTTTGAAGATGAGTACAGAGAAATGAAG AATAGACCGCTGAATGTGGAGTACCTCATGCAGGATGCCTCAATCCTGCTGCCTCCTACTGGCACGCCCCTCACTGGCATTGACTTCAACAAACGTCTTCCATGTGGGGAGGTGGAGAGGACACGGAAG GCTATACGTGTCTTCTTCTCAGTTCGGGAACTTTCCTTGTGCTTGATGAATGAGACAGAGGCACAGTTACCACTAACCAAAGAGGACAACTGCATCAAAGTCAATGATGTTCTTGATCTAA ATAACAGTGACCTGATAGCTTGCACTGTTCTCATGAGAGAAAG tcGTCGCCAGGAACGGCGCTTTTTAGTAATTGACCCAATGCAACTTATCCTTGTTGAGCCTGATTCAAAACGCTTGGGATGGGGTGTTGTGCGCTTTGTTGGTTTTTTACAG GATGTGGAAGTGTCTGGAGACAAGGATGACAGTCGCTTGCTGCATGTTGTAGTACACAAGCCCTCATCTTCAATACATTCCCGATCTCATCCCATTCTCTCAGCTCGCTTCATCTTTGATGACCACATCAGATGCATGGCTGCCAAACAGCGGCTGCTCAAAGGCCGGCAACGAGCCCGACTGCAGAAGATGCAGGCCATCGAGCGGCTGCTAGACATTCCTCCTGCACCAGATGGTACACGCTCACGAAGCATCCCAATTCCTG GTCGTAGTCATCCTGTGAGACCAACATCATCTTCTAGTTCAACAACATCCTCTCCAGTCTCTACCCAGAGTCAAGGACGTGGTTCCAGACGGATCTCAGCTGAACAGAAACGGCATCTACAGGCAAAGGCTGCTCAACGTAGCAAAAGTCGCCAGGTCATGGGACCAAGCATGGGAACAGGGCTGCGAAGTGGCGTCAGCCCAGCACGTGATGGAGTAGAAATGGGAGAGGAGGCTACCTCAGCAATGGCTGTCCAGTCACTCAATCAGAACATAAGTAGCAACAACAGCAGTGGTAGTGAGAGGATGTCAGGCTCTTCACGCAGTTCAGGGAGACTAGTGTCTGCAGGCAGCAGAGGAAATCAAGGTGACGAAGCCCGACTGGAGATACCACTAGAAGATCTTTCAACAAGCAGCAAGCAACATCGCAGCCTTTCTTTTGAACGTGCCCGCTTGGCTCGCCTGGCACGGGAGGCTGGAGTGCGCACTAACCATGGTCACCATCAGGCAGTTCACCACACTCTGATGATGCGGTCTCACTCTCTGAGTCCCCACCGCTCACGGCAAGAGACCAGCTCTCTCATGTCACGCAAAGACCCCCGCCGCCAGTCAGCTCCTCAGACCCTTGCCACCTCTTTTAAAGCACCCAGCATTTTGCAGACCATTCTTTCCCAGTCTGGCTCAGACCGCCGCCCACAGATTACTTGTAGTGGTTCTTCATCTGATGACAGTCCTGACAGTGGGCGTGCACGCAGCTGGTCTGGTGGTGCACCTAAGACATTGCTCCCTGCCTCAGCACCTTCTTTGTCTCTCATGGATTCGATTGGTCACAGTCGCCGCAGCATATCAGCAGCAATGTTGTTACCTCCTGAGAGGACAACAGTGGTGCGACGGTgcgaagaagaggaggaagaggagaccAGCAG GTCCACAACTCTAGAGGTGGGGTCTGGAGACCAGGGCAAGTCGACCGACTCAGCACTTTCCTCAGATGAAACTGGACCAAGCAGCTCAGATATTACTCCATCCAGTGAGACCAGTCTTTCAGATCTGGCTTTGGGCTCAGAGATTCGACCCTCAGCATCTACCAGAGATCGCTCAACCTCCAGTCAGCTCACTCAACTTGCCCAGCTTGTGCAGGAGCATTATGCCTACAGCTGCTACTGA
- the LOC112558096 gene encoding protein CLEC16A-like isoform X1, giving the protein MFSKQRTWLSGALWKPKNPHSLEHLKYLHNLLCKNQQVTEQNRSLLVETLRSISEILIWGDQNDSSVFDFFLEKNMLSFFLRYLQQRCGRYICVQLLQTLNILFENIRNETSLYYLLSNNHVNSIIVHKFDFSDEEVMAYYISFLKTLSLKLNKHTIHFFYNEMSEFPHTNDFALYTEAIKFFNHSEAMVRIAVRTITLNVFRVDDKAMLRYIRDRTAAPYFSNLVWFIGNHILDLDLCVRHDMDHRSRDRLSDLVAEHLDHLHYLNDILCIGLDTLNLVLIHHLLNNLFIPLYVYSLTKRKKFDDPQDDRKHVSSVVSLFLLSQVFLIMHHRQLTQQLAEVIFHGDIFLTQTEGMQNSPKAGIREFRAPAESLEKTLENNRPKKRHIQTAPPSVGQEDGAVGETEEGSSTFYLTREEHTDTVSSPSTEGALSPISEVCSADTELSSPTQNSTDEEKLIGLSHRMAIPSGMPDHPLPFTLENRPYLETIFNALECMENDYSALFALCLLYAIGHNEGISQTLLDGVMMPTERSKSKDNYNILLVERLIRIIEQACQSGSKVRLATLEVSIKLLKQLVVREHRSYLQDRHLACIENARECSTQRLRNFYKSEEIFLDMFEDEYREMKNRPLNVEYLMQDASILLPPTGTPLTGIDFNKRLPCGEVERTRKAIRVFFSVRELSLCLMNETEAQLPLTKEDNCIKVNDVLDLNNSDLIACTVLMRESRRQERRFLVIDPMQLILVEPDSKRLGWGVVRFVGFLQDVEVSGDKDDSRLLHVVVHKPSSSIHSRSHPILSARFIFDDHIRCMAAKQRLLKGRQRARLQKMQAIERLLDIPPAPDGTRSRSIPIPGRSHPVRPTSSSSSTTSSPVSTQSQGRGSRRISAEQKRHLQAKAAQRSKSRQVMGPSMGTGLRSGVSPARDGVEMGEEATSAMAVQSLNQNISSNNSSGSERMSGSSRSSGRLVSAGSRGNQGDEARLEIPLEDLSTSSKQHRSLSFERARLARLAREAGVRTNHGHHQAVHHTLMMRSHSLSPHRSRQETSSLMSRKDPRRQSAPQTLATSFKAPSILQTILSQSGSDRRPQITCSGSSSDDSPDSGRARSWSGGAPKTLLPASAPSLSLMDSIGHSRRSISAAMLLPPERTTVVRRCEEEEEEETSRSTTLEVGSGDQGKSTDSALSSDETGPSSSDITPSSETSLSDLALGSEIRPSASTRDRSTSSQLTQLAQLVQEHYAYSCY; this is encoded by the exons atgttttcaaaacagaGGACATGGTTGTCAGGAGCGCTGTGGAAGCCGAAAAACCCACATTCATTGGAACACCTGAA GTACCTGCACAATTTGCTGTGTAAAAACCAGCAGGTGACAGAGCAAAATCGCAGCCTTCTTGTAGAGACCCTTCGATCCATCTCAGAGATTCTTATTTGGGGTGACCAAAATGACAGCAGTGTGTTTGA ttttttcctGGAGAAGAACATGCTGTCATTTTTTCTGCGCTACTTGCAGCAGAGATGTGGACGATACATTTGTGTTCAGCTGCTTCAAACACTCAACATTCTCTTtgaaaatattagaaatgaAACATCCCTAT ATTATCTGTTGTCCAACAACCATGTCAACTCCATTATTGTTCATAAATTTGACTTTTCGGATGAAGAG GTTATGGCTTactacatttctttcttgaagACTTTGTCACTGAAGCTGAACAAGCACACcatacatttcttttataatgAG ATGTCTGAATTTCCT CATACCAATGACTTTGCTCTTTATACTGAGGCCATTAAATTCTTCAACCATTCCGAAGCAATGGTGCGCATTGCTGTTCGAACCATAACACTGAACGTTTTTAGAG ttgATGACAAGGCAATGCTTCGCTATATTCGTGACCGTACTGCAGCGCCTTACTTTTCCAATCTTGTGTGGTTCATTGGCAATCATATCCTCGATCTTGACTTGTGTGTTCGCCACGATATGGA TCACCGCAGTCGTGACAGGTTATCAGACCTTGTTGCTGAGCATTTAGATCACCTGCATTATCTAAATGACATCCTTTGTATTGGCCTGGACACCCTCAATCTGGTTCTCATCCACCATCTTCTCAACAACCTCTTCATCCCTCTCTACGTTTACTCTCTGACCAAACGAAAAAAGTTTGATGATCCTCAg GATGACAGAAAACATGTCAGCTCTGTCGTCTCATTGTTTTTGCTGTCACAG GTGTTTCTGATTATGCATCACCGACAGCTTACTCAGCAGCTGGCAGAAGTCATTTTTCATGGAGACATCTTTCTGACGCAGACTGAAGGAATGCAAAATTCCCCAAAAGCA GGTATTAGAGAATTTCGAGCCCCAGCAGAGTCATTAGAAAAAACCCTGGAAAACAACCGTCCCAAAAAACGGCACATCCAGACTGCCCCTCCATCTGTCGGGCAAGAAGATGGAGCTGttggagagacagaagaaggaagCTCCACATTTTATTTGACAAGAGAGGAGCATACTGACACAGTATCGTCTCCCTCCACAG AGGGAGCTCTGAGCCCAATAAGTGAGGTGTGCTCAGCAGACACTGAGTTGTCCAGTCCCACTCAGAATTCTACTGATGAAGAAAAGCTTATTGGCCTTTCTCATCGCATGGCCATTCCTTCTGGGATGCCTGATCACCCACTGCCCTTCACACTGGAGAACAG GCCATACCTGGAAACAATATTCAATGCCTTGGAGTGTATGGAGAATGACTACTCAGCCCTTTTTGCTCTATGTCTTCTCTATGCCATAGGACACAATGAAG GAATCTCGCAGACCCTTCTAGATGGTGTTATGATGCCAActgagaggtcaaag AGCAAAGACAACTACAACATTCTGCTAGTGGAGCGTTTGATCCGCATCATTGAACAAGCTTGTCAGTCAG GGAGCAAAGTGCGTCTAGCAACACTGGAAGTAAGCATCAAGCTGCTGAAACAGCTTGTTGTTCGTGAGCACCGCTCCTATCTCCAGGATCGTCATCTGGCCTGTATTGAAAATGCTCGTGAATGCTCAACACAGCGTCTCCGCAACTTTTACAAG agtGAAGAGATTTTTCTGGACATGTTTGAAGATGAGTACAGAGAAATGAAG AATAGACCGCTGAATGTGGAGTACCTCATGCAGGATGCCTCAATCCTGCTGCCTCCTACTGGCACGCCCCTCACTGGCATTGACTTCAACAAACGTCTTCCATGTGGGGAGGTGGAGAGGACACGGAAG GCTATACGTGTCTTCTTCTCAGTTCGGGAACTTTCCTTGTGCTTGATGAATGAGACAGAGGCACAGTTACCACTAACCAAAGAGGACAACTGCATCAAAGTCAATGATGTTCTTGATCTAA ATAACAGTGACCTGATAGCTTGCACTGTTCTCATGAGAGAAAG tcGTCGCCAGGAACGGCGCTTTTTAGTAATTGACCCAATGCAACTTATCCTTGTTGAGCCTGATTCAAAACGCTTGGGATGGGGTGTTGTGCGCTTTGTTGGTTTTTTACAG GATGTGGAAGTGTCTGGAGACAAGGATGACAGTCGCTTGCTGCATGTTGTAGTACACAAGCCCTCATCTTCAATACATTCCCGATCTCATCCCATTCTCTCAGCTCGCTTCATCTTTGATGACCACATCAGATGCATGGCTGCCAAACAGCGGCTGCTCAAAGGCCGGCAACGAGCCCGACTGCAGAAGATGCAGGCCATCGAGCGGCTGCTAGACATTCCTCCTGCACCAGATGGTACACGCTCACGAAGCATCCCAATTCCTG GTCGTAGTCATCCTGTGAGACCAACATCATCTTCTAGTTCAACAACATCCTCTCCAGTCTCTACCCAGAGTCAAGGACGTGGTTCCAGACGGATCTCAGCTGAACAGAAACGGCATCTACAGGCAAAGGCTGCTCAACGTAGCAAAAGTCGCCAGGTCATGGGACCAAGCATGGGAACAGGGCTGCGAAGTGGCGTCAGCCCAGCACGTGATGGAGTAGAAATGGGAGAGGAGGCTACCTCAGCAATGGCTGTCCAGTCACTCAATCAGAACATAAGTAGCAACAACAGCAGTGGTAGTGAGAGGATGTCAGGCTCTTCACGCAGTTCAGGGAGACTAGTGTCTGCAGGCAGCAGAGGAAATCAAGGTGACGAAGCCCGACTGGAGATACCACTAGAAGATCTTTCAACAAGCAGCAAGCAACATCGCAGCCTTTCTTTTGAACGTGCCCGCTTGGCTCGCCTGGCACGGGAGGCTGGAGTGCGCACTAACCATGGTCACCATCAGGCAGTTCACCACACTCTGATGATGCGGTCTCACTCTCTGAGTCCCCACCGCTCACGGCAAGAGACCAGCTCTCTCATGTCACGCAAAGACCCCCGCCGCCAGTCAGCTCCTCAGACCCTTGCCACCTCTTTTAAAGCACCCAGCATTTTGCAGACCATTCTTTCCCAGTCTGGCTCAGACCGCCGCCCACAGATTACTTGTAGTGGTTCTTCATCTGATGACAGTCCTGACAGTGGGCGTGCACGCAGCTGGTCTGGTGGTGCACCTAAGACATTGCTCCCTGCCTCAGCACCTTCTTTGTCTCTCATGGATTCGATTGGTCACAGTCGCCGCAGCATATCAGCAGCAATGTTGTTACCTCCTGAGAGGACAACAGTGGTGCGACGGTgcgaagaagaggaggaagaggagaccAGCAG GTCCACAACTCTAGAGGTGGGGTCTGGAGACCAGGGCAAGTCGACCGACTCAGCACTTTCCTCAGATGAAACTGGACCAAGCAGCTCAGATATTACTCCATCCAGTGAGACCAGTCTTTCAGATCTGGCTTTGGGCTCAGAGATTCGACCCTCAGCATCTACCAGAGATCGCTCAACCTCCAGTCAGCTCACTCAACTTGCCCAGCTTGTGCAGGAGCATTATGCCTACAGCTGCTACTGA